ggcgagccgctgctgagccaACGCCCAGAGGCTCTGTGGTGGCTAAggggcggcgccacctccttcgccCTCAGGAGTCCTCCACCGCAGCTATGCAGAGGGGTGGCAGCCCAGCCGCGTTACGTCCATGCCCATGTCAGCCGGGCCAAACTTCGCCGGCACGAGATCTGCCAGCCGTACTACCTTAGCTCGCTGTGCATCAAGCGCGACGAGAACCACCATGAACTCCTCAAAGTTCTGGGAGAGGTCGGCCACCTCGACCAGTAGCTGTCGGCACAGGCCGCACGGGGGGCAAAGAGCGTCGGCCGGAGGGGGGTTTGTcggggtggcggcgccgtagCTGCGGCCGTACACAGCCACAGCGTTCGCGCGCCGGTGACCCTCCATGTTGGCTCGCACAATGGCGCAGCGCTCGGCACAGCATGATTGCAGCGTGCAGTTCTCGTAATTGCACCCGGccgtgacgctgccgtcgtcgtggaGAAGGGCGGCGCCAACGGAAAAGTTCGAGTAAGGGGAATACGCGTTCTTGTGCGCcgcgacagccgccgccgccgcccgctgcATCTCCGCCGGCAGCCTCGTCAGGGACATGAGCTCATTCCGCACCACCGGCGAAGACCACTTGATGGCGGGCATTCGtgttttctttccttcctcgTACAAGCTTTTTAGGGTTGTTCTGCTGTGGCAGCTCTCGgcggcgagtgcgtgtgcagtgCTCATCCGCGACAGCCACCGCTCGCTCGGATATCGCACGAAAACGCCGGTACGGCAAGTtcagagagggggaaggggggagagctGAAGTCCCATGcccgtttttttttaatGAAGAACAGCATGAACAAACATCGCGCGCTGTCATGCGCACCAGCAACCACACGCAGTGAGAGCGTgcccacacatgcacacaagcacgcaagTTGAGTGTGGTATGCGCGGTGAACGCATCAATGACTCGTCTTTTCGGTTTTTCTTGCTGTGTGCGAGCCCCATTATGACGGAGATGGTGAGGtgagcggggggagggagggggccacAGCGCCCCAGCGCGCGACCTCATAGGGCCCAGTGCACCCcccactctccctctctccttgtggGAGAAAGCCAGGCGGTCCCGCCCCCGCCCTATCCCCAGCcaaatgccgagccgcccCTCTGGTGGCCACAGGGCCAagcaccggcgacgcgcgggggccagagcgatgcacggcgactgatgtcggcggtcaggtcgtggatggcgcggcgccggagcgaccAGCGACCgcgagcacgcttgtgccgcCGACATGACAAGCCGAGTGCCGGCGTGGCTCGAAGGCATCTgccacccggccctcgctgcccactggtggagggagcctgcgccaccgcgaggggggTGCACCGGgggcggtggccggcatgacgggagcggctgtgaggctgCCTGCGgagtggggtgtgggtggagtccgctgccgaggccgtgctctcagatggctgagccggcgcactgctgcaccggcgtgcgcccagggctgcgccgcgccacgcgacgggtggcctgtggcagcgccggggaggctcgagggcggaggtggaCCTCGCGTTGCCTGGCAAAGGAGTGGACTCATCCtgagaggaagaaaggaaaCAGCAAGAAAGCATGCGCCGCTTGTGAGCGGGTGCGTGGGTGTTACGCggcccgcctctctcccatctctgcctcctcgcgTGCCTGCTTTAACGCAGAGAGTCGTTCGAAGGGCAGTGCCGGGTGATGGATTTGGACCggcggagggaggcaggggcAGAGGGGGCACGCAGGCACCGTGAAGAAATACTTAACAAGATGAACAGGGGAAACGCTCACACAAGCAATGGCAGCatagcacacgcacaccctcGCGCATATCAGACAGCAGATagaggcgggggtggggaaaCGTAACCGTGAGCGTGTCGTCGACGCGTGCGGGCAATGAAGAGCTGCTCTTCGCGCGCCCACTATACCTTGCACCAGCCCTTCGCATCTAGCCCTCTCTGCGGACTGTCCGAGCTTTCTTCGAAGTTTGTTGCACTTCTTTCAGCGTGCATGAAGGCCACCCGAGGCGAAACACGccggtgggggagggaggggggtggctGAGGTCGACTAGGTCACGGGGTCGACACCCATGCTCTCCAGCATCGCCCAGTAGGCGTGTATGAACGCTGCGACGAACGCCACAAACGTGTACTCGGACACCACAAACATCGGAATCACCTGGAGGTTGCGCGCCCAGCCATCACCACGGGAACTGCTGTAACAGTGGTTGCCGTTACGGTGCCCTCCATCGCGCTGCATCgtggcgtgccgctgcagctgccgaaccgctgccgctcgcctGTACTCCTCCACTGCAACTGCGCTCGTAAGCACTGCCACTGCCTGGTCTGTgggcagctccagcgccgcctgcacctcGTCCGCGGACGCCTTGTTGAGCAAGCGGCAGAAGGACCAGAAGGGCAAGCAGTAAGACTCCTCAACGGCAAAGTCTAGAtacacctcctccaccgccccGATCGTGCACCACCCGTtcgcctccagctctgcGTAGAACACCTCCGCGtccatcagcagcacacTCACCTGATGTGCTAATAAAGACGCCGCGGAGCCACCACTCGGCGCTgtagccgcagcagcagcgccgccggcaccagtTGCCGAGGCTATTGACGAGGCGCTGACCCATCCGTTGACGTTACTGAAGTCGCTGCCGTTTAAGTCCCCTtcggtggcgccggcccCGTTCGCGCTGGCGCTCGTGCCGGCAGCCAAGTCTTCGGGCGAGACGGCCGTGTTCAAGCAGGCAGCATACGGAGGTCCACCGAGGGACTTCCACCGCGTGGtgagcgccaccgctgacGGGTGCTGCCGCGAAGGTTGATGCGGCGGTGACGTGTTTGTAATGAGCGCGCCACCAACAGCGGTCCTCCTGCGGCCATCGGGAAGACTACCAGCTGAAGTGGGGGGCGTTCCGATCGCGCTAGACAGTAGCGGCGATGAATTGCCTTTAGGGGAGCCGTTACCGCCACCTAACGCGATCGGAACGCTAAGCGGCGTCACGCTGCTTGAGGGAGACGatggctgcggcggcgtctttACGCAAGTCAGCGACGTGACGGGCGTGCTGTGGGAATAGGGGGGCCTTGACTTCGGCGTCACCGTGGGACTCTTGCTGAAGGGGAGCGATGTGGCCAActgcggtgacggcgccgggGCCACCACCTCCAACTCCGGAGCCCCGTCTTCCACATCCcacagcgctgccaccgcaccGGCATCTGCACTCAGGGTGGCACACGGCATTGATCGATGCTGTCCTGGTGTGCTATTCCGTGACACGGACACGACCAaatcgtcgccgtcggctgACGGGTCTGCGCTAGCGGCCTCAGTGGGAAGCAAAGTAGCCGACAAGCGTAGCCGCAGCGACTGTTGAGCTACGTACGACGAGTGGCGCAGGCGGGCGGTGGCACCGAGCCTCACGTCGGAGGCGGTTGccatgctgcgcacgcgacgctcgaagcgctgccgctcgtgcCGACGGTCCCGCTCCTGGTGCTGCACAAGCCGAAGCATCCACTCCGCAaagtgcgccgccgcggcatgGCGAACGTTATCCGTGATGGACTGACTGAACACCGACGGGGACGACGCAAGCGACGGGGGGCTCTGCGTCGGCGACACAGTGCTCTCACTAGACTTCGTGGCCGTGATATCCATCTTGCCCGGAAGCGGCACGGGCCCACCAGCCGGTGCGTTTAGAAAGGCCTCGCGGAAGTGAAACAGCATGAAGGAGGGCACGCTCTggctgtggtgctgctcatgGTGCTGATGCAGTGGCAAAGGGCCGACGGCGCTGGGCGACAAAATGTGATGTCGACGTGTGCGCACCGCCCCGCCAGCGCCAGTGTTGCCGCCATGGCCAGGAtgtggctgcgctgcggctgcggcttTTATAGCCTCGATGCGTTCGCCGACGTGAAGGCAGCAGTGCCAGCAATGCAGCGCCGCATATGTTTGCAGTACCTCTGCGAGCTGGTCCGGCTGGACATCGCGACCCACCGTCTTGATGCCCCAGTCCATAAAGAAGCTGATGTCGGTAGAGTTGATGCGACCATCGCGGTCGTTGTCCAGCATGTACAGCAGCGAGACGCGGTAGAGGCTCACCCATAGCGGATCTGGCAAGTATTGAAgcacgtggcgcagctcgtcAAGCGTGTAGTACTCAGGTGTCAGCGAGACCAGCGGCCCGAGGGActcgggcggcggcggaagctGCACATCCGCTGAGCGAGTTGCTGACAATGGCGATGACCCCGACTGCTCTGCATCCCGCGATGACCGTGCAGCGACTGCGGCCGATTCCTCAGTGCTGGACGCCAGCGACGCTCGCCTATAGCCGCAGGCGCAGAGCAACTCGTCCTCGTCTGCctgttcctcctccttcaagCGCAGTAAGGCTCGCTGCACCGAAGACTCCGCGTAGGAGGCGGCTTGGCCCATTGCAAGTGTGGGTGCGTGCACCGGGTTGGGGCGGAGAAAGTGTCAAGTACGCTGCGGCGGGGCTTGCGTCTAAGCcacaacacaaaaaaaaaggtgagaAAAGGTAGCAAAGATGTGAAGTGTTCGTCGCCGCAGgcccccgcctccgcctccgccacccaCCCGCGCTCCCTGGTGGATGCAACAGCCAACGagcgtgtgccggtgccgccgtgacAACGAACGGGAGCGTCCCGCAACCGGCACCTtctcgccgcctcctcggaCGCGCACAGGTAGATGGGGTGGGAAACGAAGGACGGCACTGTTGCAGTCGCTTTCTTAATGGTGTGCTATGCGGCCTTAGTTTGCCTGGCGCCAGTGCCTGCGCAGATCGGCCGAGTAGCTGACGGCCGTGTGCGTACGTGCTCGCGCAGATGtggaggagcgagagggggggggggggcagaacGTGAAGTGGCATGATGATGTGCGAATGGAGGATGAGGGGCAGGGATCACCTTCCCCGATTCCGAGCCAAAGAAAAGAGGCTGCGTTGCGCGTTCAGCGACGATGCGCGACGCCGCTTGATGGTGTTCAACTTACTCCCCATCGTGGAAAGTCGCGCCACATACCGCATAATGACGAGAACATAAGGACAGCATACACGCCTTACCATCCGCCCTGCAGAGCCAcgccacacacatacacatacaccaTGCGGGCGTGCGaggtggggggtggggggtgggggcctCTCCTTTGGatacgtgcgcgtgtgctcgaAGAGGGCACTCATCACGCGCACCTACacaacgacagcagcaaTCAGAGAGAATGAGAGACGTGTGCACACCTCCGTGAAACAAAAGCGGCGTGGTGGAAGCCTTGACCAGTTTCGACTCTGCTGGAAACGGTGCATAGAGACGAGCAGCCGCACGCGTACACAAGTGCGCGCacccggcacacacacacacagaaatgCGGATGACGTTGAGGAGGTGTGGGCGGCAGACAGTCCGCAACGAGTGCATGAGAGTAAATGCATGAGAAGCACGCGGAGGCactgcacagctgcgcagcaagAACCTTCCAGTGAAGATcggcatgcacacatgcgtaCCAGCTCGTTGTGcacctccccccctccccttgatcctcctccgcctccttcaccgccACTTGTGCTTGAGCACCGCCAACACCACAGTAATGATGATGCATACCACAATGACGATCACAAAACAGATGATCAACCTGTCACGAGCCATGCGGCGCATAAAACACTTCAACTCCGTGCTCGCACGCCCGAGCTCGGAGCGCATCTCGTCCAGCTCGACAGTGGTTTGCTTGATCTGCTCCGTCTGCGCCCGCAGCGTCGTGGCTGCCT
This DNA window, taken from Leishmania donovani BPK282A1 complete genome, chromosome 17, encodes the following:
- a CDS encoding cytidine deaminase-like protein, with the translated sequence MPAIKWSSPVVRNELMSLTRLPAEMQRAAAAAVAAHKNAYSPYSNFSVGAALLHDDGSVTAGCNYENCTLQSCCAERCAIVRANMEGHRRANAVAVYGRSYGAATPTNPPPADALCPPCGLCRQLLVEVADLSQNFEEFMVVLVALDAQRAKVVRLADLVPAKFGPADMGMDVTRLGCHPSA